A DNA window from Fragaria vesca subsp. vesca linkage group LG3, FraVesHawaii_1.0, whole genome shotgun sequence contains the following coding sequences:
- the LOC101302335 gene encoding ras-related protein Rab11D-like has product MAGYRADDDYDYLFKVVLIGDSGVGKSNLLSRFTKNEFNLESKSTIGVEFATRTLNVDSKVIKAQIWDTAGQERYRAITSAYYRGAVGALLVYDVTRHATFENVDRWLKELRNHTDSNIVVMLVGNKSDLRHLVAVSTEDGKSYAEKESLYFMETSALEAVNVENAFAEVLTQIYHIVSKKAVEAGENGTASSVPAKGEKINIKDDVSALKRVGCCSS; this is encoded by the exons ATGGCCGGGTACAGAGCGGACGATGACTATGACTACCTCTTCAAGGTGGTCCTGATCGGCGACTCCGGCGTCGGCAAGTCCAATCTCCTCTCCAGGTTCACCAAGAACGAGTTCAACCTCGAGTCCAAGTCCACCATTGGCGTCGAGTTCGCCACACGGACCTTGAACGTCGACAGCAAAGTCATCAAGGCCCAGATTTGGGACACCGCTGGCCAAGAACG GTACCGTGCCATTACAAGCGCTTACTATCGGGGGGCAGTGGGTGCACTCCTTGTGTATGATGTCACTCGTCATGCAACTTTTGAGAATGTTGACAGATGGCTGAAAGAATTGAGGAACCACACTGATTCCAACATTGTTGTGATGCTGGTTGGAAACAAATCAGATCTCCGCCACCTTGTAGCTGTCTCGACTGAAGATGGAAAGTCCTATGCTGAGAAGGAGTCACTCTACTTCATGGAAACATCTGCACTGGAAGCAGTCAATGTGGAAAACGCATTTGCTGAAGTTCTGACTCAAATCTACCATATTGTGAGCAAGAAGGCAGTCGAAGCGGGAGAAAATGGAACAGCTTCATCCGTCCCAGCCAAAGGAGAGAAAATAAATATAAAAGATGATGTGTCTGCTCTGAAGAGAGTTGGGTGCTGCTCGAGCTAG
- the LOC101310873 gene encoding uncharacterized protein LOC101310873 has protein sequence MDCPPGFTLKRKRTEKNSGTSTSNMADGQALPGVGEGHLDKGFHLKIKAGGKERPNVAPPNVVPPIIRNVTRKDLAVPAVHSMLYLSGSRNMPHRDVKKEVPAAPDQSESPGKKSPSAAVPPPANP, from the coding sequence ATGGATTGCCCGCCAGGTTTCACATTGAAGCGGAAACGAACCGAGAAAAACAGTGGTACGAGTACCAGCAATATGGCAGATGGTCAGGCTTTACCTGGTGTCGGGGAAGGCCATCTTGATAAAGGGTTTCACTTGAAGATCAAAGCAGGAGGGAAGGAAAGACCAAATGTTGCTCCACCAAATGTTGTTCCACCAATTATAAGGAATGTGACGAGGAAAGACCTTGCTGTGCCAGCGGTTCATTCTATGCTTTATCTCTCTGGGTCAAGGAATATGCCACATCGTGACGTGAAGAAGGAAGTTCCTGCAGCTCCCGACCAATCTGAGTCTCCTGGAAAGAAATCTCCTTCGGCTGCTGTTCCTCCACCCGCCAATCCTTAG
- the LOC101308649 gene encoding mediator of RNA polymerase II transcription subunit 21-like isoform 1, protein MLAFVSATTALEFRVVSAFRRRRRFGLQEGRFTMDIISQLQEQTNKIAAITFNTFGTLQRDSPAVKLSPDYPEPPANLTEDATNFAEQPKLMSEALVQAAKQFDALVAALPLVDGGEEAQLKRIAELQAENDAIGQELQRQLEAAEEELKQVRELFSQATDNCLNLKKPD, encoded by the exons ATGCTCGCATTCGTCTCTGCTACGACGGCTCTTGAATTTCGAGTGGTATCGGCGTTCCGACGACGACGACGTTTTGGGTTACAAG AAGGACGTTTCACGATGGACATAATCTCTCAGTTACAGGAACAAACCAATAAAATTGCTGCTATTACCTTCAATACCTTCGGAACATTACAAAGGGATTCTCCTGCAGTCAAACTTTCTCCAGATTATCCAGAACCACCTGCTAACCTTACAGAGGATGCGACCAATTTTGCTGAACAACCCAAGCTCATGAGTGAAGCTTTGGTTCAAGCTGCGAAGCAG TTTGATGCATTAGTTGCTGCACTACCATTAGTTGATGGAGGTGAAGAAGCACAGCTCAAAAGGATTGCAGAACTGCAG GCGGAAAATGATGCCATCGGCCAAGAACTTCAGCGACAACTGGAAGCAGCAG AGGAGGAACTGAAGCAGGTCCGTGAACTGTTCAGCCAAGCTACAGATAATTGCTTGAATTTGAAGAAACCAGATTGA
- the LOC101308649 gene encoding mediator of RNA polymerase II transcription subunit 21-like isoform 2: MDIISQLQEQTNKIAAITFNTFGTLQRDSPAVKLSPDYPEPPANLTEDATNFAEQPKLMSEALVQAAKQFDALVAALPLVDGGEEAQLKRIAELQAENDAIGQELQRQLEAAEEELKQVRELFSQATDNCLNLKKPD; this comes from the exons ATGGACATAATCTCTCAGTTACAGGAACAAACCAATAAAATTGCTGCTATTACCTTCAATACCTTCGGAACATTACAAAGGGATTCTCCTGCAGTCAAACTTTCTCCAGATTATCCAGAACCACCTGCTAACCTTACAGAGGATGCGACCAATTTTGCTGAACAACCCAAGCTCATGAGTGAAGCTTTGGTTCAAGCTGCGAAGCAG TTTGATGCATTAGTTGCTGCACTACCATTAGTTGATGGAGGTGAAGAAGCACAGCTCAAAAGGATTGCAGAACTGCAG GCGGAAAATGATGCCATCGGCCAAGAACTTCAGCGACAACTGGAAGCAGCAG AGGAGGAACTGAAGCAGGTCCGTGAACTGTTCAGCCAAGCTACAGATAATTGCTTGAATTTGAAGAAACCAGATTGA